Below is a window of Molothrus aeneus isolate 106 chromosome 14, BPBGC_Maene_1.0, whole genome shotgun sequence DNA.
AAAGTAGAAACATTCAGTTGCTAGAAGTACAAATCTCGTCTTCTGTCATGAATCTGAATACCTGAAAGACACAGCAGCATCAGGACAGTCAAACAGCACAGTCTTTGCAACCTCTTAAGATGTTGCGCAAATAAAATCACACCTTTGGGATTGGTGCAAAAGAACCCTTACTAGAACAACCAGAATGACCTATTCAAAGTATGCCCAAAACATTGCACATCAAAGAACCACCAACGGTTGGTTGTACCAAGAGACTAATAAAACTAAGAAAGTCTGAATGCTTTGGGAGTAATTTCTTAGAGCCCAGCAGTATGGTGGGTTTGTTGGTGCAAACTGCAGCAGTGCTACCACATGCATGCTTGAGGTATAAAGCAAGGGCTGTTCTATCTTTCTGGGATCTGAAACTTGGACAGGGAGTGCAAAACAGGCATTGTGAAATGGCAGCCTGAAGCTATAAGCACAAAAACAAAGGTGAATGGGGTAAAAAATCCCCATGTATCtcattttaatataatgtagtggttttttttcttctttgttaaTGTAGTTATGGGAGGTGGTGGTTCTATCTGGGGAGAAAATGagcttttgaaatacaaaagcaaacaaGGAAGATCTTCAATACTACATGCATAAGCAAGACTGCTGTCTGATTTGTTCTAAACTTGCTGGTTTCTTTACTCACCTGCAGTGGCATGGCTTACACTGGGATTTTCTGAGCCTTGGTAAGagcttcctttcctctcttaaaaaaaaaaaaaaaaaaaaaacaaaaaccaaaaactactGGCGATGAGCAGAGATTCAGCACAGAGCTAAAAGTAGACCATAGTTACTAAAGAAACCTTGTGCTTTTGCAGCCCAGCCTATAGCACAGGTGctggggagctctgtgctgtCTGGCACAGCAACATACACTtccataaatataaatatcagCTGTTCTTAAACATGACACAGAGCAAGAAGAAGTATATTTAACAGATAGAGCCAGGAAACAAGGACTCCTACAGCTGAACTAAATGTACACATCCTAGGGATTTGCCAAAGACTCCCTATCAACATGGATCAGCCATTTCTTATTGATCCTTGTTGTGTTGTTTAATAATCACAAGGATGGCATTACATGTGTGGTGCTTAGAGGGTCCCGAATATTCAGAAAGGCCCTGTATACATCCTGAAAGAAACAGCTTTAATTGGTAATGGCTGGAGAATACTGGGCTGtttaaattctttttcaattttttcctcactcattttcttttggaatttttgggaaaaaaagtctgctGTTGTTAGTAGTGCTTCCCTGTTATCAACACAAGACTAATTTAATGAAATAGCTctttttctgaaggaatcaGTTCCTGGGGCTCCCAAGCCTTGATAGGCTCGCATTTCCCCCTTGGGGGAAGAGGGCACCTTAGCTTGTTCTTAAATGAGATCCCAGCTCAGACAGTgtctttaaagaaattaaactctCATTCACTACCTACACAAAGTCTAGGGTGAGTGCCTATGCAACACATACAGAAAACCTCTGCTCATATACCGCAAGCAGACAGTTTGCATTCCAGCTGAAGACACAGACACTCTCCCTTTAACATGAACAGACAGGCATTAGACATTCTAGCAGTAATGAGTTAGCAAAACACTTACGGTCAGGGTCCTCATAACAACATAGATCTGTTGTATCCTCAAAAGAGGAACTGTAGATAAACTCCTGCTTGTATCTGCAGGCAGTCTTTAGCCCACATTCTGCCAAATTCCTGTTGATGCAGTTTCGAAACTTGGTAACCAGGAGGTATTTCACAGCTGCTTATTTTTCAAAACCTAAGCCTCAAGATTGCTTCTTCACATGCCTGATGTTTTTTGATTAGAAGAACCAGGAAGGACGCACTGTATTTTTCCAGCAGACTCCCTAAACAATTTCACAACCCTTTTCCTTGCAGACCAGTGTCAAGTTGCCTGACTGGGGAATGCCCAGGAACAGCAATGCAGATGTACCCCAACAGGCATCAGCACTTTGGCCCAGAGACCTTCTCAAAGGCAGAATTACTCACAAGAGAACATTTTATCCAGCAAATCTAGATGCTGTGGGGACATAAATGAACTTCAGGCTGAACTTCTTTCTGCTGTGCACTTGTAGTACCTCAGATTGGGATTCCTAGCAATTGTCGATAATAAGCAACAATCATCACTGTGTGAATTGCATTAGCTCTGGGAAATCTGCAGAGAGCAGACATAGCCTtcggcaggcagggcagcagcacctcatGGCAAGGAGCTCTTAGCCAGGGGACAAGGCAAGGCTGGTCCACCAGCCCCTGTACCCTCACCATTCCAGCTACAGACAGAGACTGGGAGGGAGAAAAACCCCTGGCCATGCTGGTAAGGGCTGCAGTTTCCCACCCTATACTCAGACCATAATTAACAGCCTGCAAAGTGAgagaggctgctcagggatcTTTCCTGGCCACTCCTTTCTAGTCCCAATGAGGGAGCATCTGGTATACACCACACCTAATACCTACGCTTGTTAGAGATTAAGATAGCAATATGAATAATGCTTATAGTCACTTAAAATGTCTCTCCAATGTAAGCCAGAGGTGAAATATTGTGTGAGTAGGCACatttttttgcacattttttgATTAACGCATACTATATGGCTAATTGATTCCAAGTACCACAGTACATACCAGGGTTATTTACTGTAAAAGATTTCTGTGAGTTTGCCAGAAGTTGGATCCGGCTTGAAAAGCTTAGGAACAGATGGCATTATTCTGTCACTTTACATCAGATGTCATCAAAGAATAAAGTGATAGTATTTTCTTACCTCCCCCAGGAGCTGAACTTTGACTCATATTTTGTAACCTCGCAGGTCCAGTCATACAAGCAGAACTTGAGTGTTGCTTCATGGTGCATTCTTGCATGGATGTTAAGCACCTTTCCTGTTGCAGAAGGCCAAGAAGAGAACTGTATTTCCTGTCAGAGATCAGCTCATCGGCTGCATGCAGGTCAGGGAGGGTGTGAGGATACACTGAACCAGTGACACTGGGAGTCCCAGTTGGAGGGAAGGGCCATAAATCTGCAGGTTGAGCTGGACGATTCCTCAGAGGCGATGGCTGGCACTGGCCTACcacaccagcagcagaaaaattcaGAGCAGAAGTTGCCATGCTTGTTGAAGAAGATGATGGATATGGTTTG
It encodes the following:
- the VGLL1 gene encoding transcription cofactor vestigial-like protein 1; translated protein: MEETRKLSPKLSKSKEPVKTEWESQSVVFTYFQGDINSMVDEHFSRALSNVKNPQDLSTKHRGETVVLKNDSMSPHQWNFSSHCYKPYPSSSSTSMATSALNFSAAGVVGQCQPSPLRNRPAQPADLWPFPPTGTPSVTGSVYPHTLPDLHAADELISDRKYSSLLGLLQQERCLTSMQECTMKQHSSSACMTGPARLQNMSQSSAPGGERKGSSYQGSENPSVSHATAGIQIHDRRRDLYF